From Aerosticca soli, a single genomic window includes:
- a CDS encoding FUSC family protein, which produces MPVDGHSLHANLFASLIRIKRPDVPLWVVVRNTLAVVLPLAIGLATGHVAAGLGISAGALDTMFSDQPGPYRQRVWQLALASLAAGLAALLGFLIGDRLLPMLIATAACGFFGGLLVVFGTDLARVGMTSMILLVVTAATPRHSVADALGAAALIFAGGLLLMAFSIAAWPLQRYRPERHALALVYRGLASLARQGPGASDEAPALSEAMNTLQHTLLGRHHAHGRAMEAFGVLLELAERMRLELIALAELPAVGGIEPVKQQAALVLEAIADALELGSPPEQAERALARLTAAVRERLPGNDGAAMHVDALVGQLAAAVRNANWAGSRGEQRAAAVELTLPAALRGGSVLDTLRASLTPRAVAFRHAVRSALCLSAALWISRTLALPHGYWLPMTAAIVLRPDFGATFSFGLLRVVGTVLGLVLTTVLLHVFPTNPWAHLALLAVLCMAFRYLANAHYGIAVAALTGLVVILLSFGGVDSAAAVGDRVVNTVLGSGLALLAYLLWPTWERGRARAALADMLDAYADYLKALAAPEQRAAHRETRTAARTARANAQASIERMRVEPGTPLTLLELAQALFANGNRLARTAMALEALLDAHPNLPEQAEVSAFVQRSADALREIAAALRDNHTTASDFGLRALQRSLATLLEMADEPAVAAQLAHLTDRLVDNIDTLAHVVGRSQQTVVAGKTRARS; this is translated from the coding sequence ATGCCGGTCGACGGCCATTCGCTGCATGCGAATCTCTTCGCATCCCTGATCCGCATCAAGCGGCCGGACGTGCCGCTGTGGGTGGTGGTGCGCAATACCTTGGCCGTGGTGCTGCCGCTCGCCATCGGCCTGGCCACCGGCCACGTGGCGGCGGGACTGGGCATCAGCGCCGGCGCGCTGGACACCATGTTCTCCGACCAGCCCGGCCCCTATCGCCAGCGGGTCTGGCAACTGGCGCTGGCCTCGCTGGCGGCGGGTTTGGCGGCGCTGCTTGGTTTCCTGATCGGCGACCGCCTGCTGCCGATGCTCATCGCCACCGCCGCCTGTGGCTTCTTCGGCGGCCTCCTGGTGGTGTTCGGCACCGATCTCGCCCGCGTCGGCATGACCAGCATGATCCTGCTGGTGGTCACCGCGGCCACGCCGAGGCACTCCGTCGCCGACGCCCTCGGTGCCGCGGCGCTGATCTTCGCCGGCGGCCTGCTGCTGATGGCTTTCTCCATTGCCGCCTGGCCGCTGCAACGCTACCGGCCGGAACGGCATGCCCTGGCTTTGGTCTATCGCGGGCTGGCGAGCCTTGCGCGCCAGGGACCCGGCGCAAGCGACGAGGCACCGGCGCTGTCGGAGGCCATGAACACGCTGCAGCACACCCTGCTCGGCCGCCATCACGCCCACGGCCGGGCGATGGAAGCCTTCGGCGTGCTGCTGGAGCTGGCCGAACGGATGCGCCTCGAACTCATCGCGCTGGCCGAATTGCCCGCTGTGGGCGGTATTGAACCGGTCAAACAACAGGCCGCCCTGGTGCTGGAAGCCATCGCCGACGCGCTGGAGCTGGGCAGTCCGCCCGAACAGGCCGAACGCGCGCTGGCGCGCCTCACGGCGGCCGTGCGCGAACGCCTTCCCGGCAACGATGGCGCAGCCATGCATGTCGATGCCCTGGTCGGACAGCTCGCCGCGGCGGTGCGCAACGCCAATTGGGCCGGCAGCCGCGGCGAACAGCGCGCGGCGGCGGTCGAACTCACCCTGCCGGCAGCGCTGCGCGGCGGCTCGGTGCTGGACACCCTGCGCGCCAGCCTGACGCCGCGCGCGGTGGCCTTTCGTCATGCGGTACGCAGTGCGCTGTGCCTGAGCGCCGCGTTGTGGATCTCACGCACGCTCGCCCTGCCGCACGGCTACTGGCTGCCGATGACCGCGGCCATCGTGCTCCGGCCCGATTTCGGCGCCACCTTCAGTTTCGGTCTGTTGCGCGTGGTCGGCACCGTGCTGGGGCTGGTGCTGACCACCGTCCTGCTGCATGTCTTCCCGACCAACCCCTGGGCGCACCTGGCCTTGCTCGCGGTGCTGTGCATGGCCTTTCGCTATCTCGCCAACGCCCATTACGGCATCGCCGTCGCCGCGCTCACCGGCCTGGTGGTCATCCTGCTCTCCTTCGGCGGCGTGGATTCGGCCGCCGCAGTCGGCGACCGCGTGGTCAACACCGTGCTCGGCAGCGGGCTTGCCCTGCTCGCCTATCTGCTGTGGCCGACCTGGGAGCGCGGCCGCGCACGCGCGGCACTGGCCGACATGCTCGACGCCTATGCCGATTACCTGAAGGCGCTGGCAGCGCCGGAACAGCGCGCTGCGCATCGCGAAACGCGTACCGCGGCGCGCACCGCGCGCGCCAATGCACAGGCCTCGATCGAGCGCATGCGCGTGGAGCCCGGCACGCCGCTGACCCTGCTGGAGCTGGCCCAGGCGCTGTTCGCCAACGGCAACCGGCTGGCGCGCACGGCGATGGCGCTGGAGGCGTTGCTCGATGCCCATCCGAACCTGCCCGAGCAAGCCGAAGTGAGCGCCTTCGTGCAACGCAGCGCCGATGCCTTGCGCGAGATCGCCGCGGCGCTGCGCGACAACCACACCACCGCGTCCGACTTCGGCCTGCGCGCGCTGCAGCGCAGCCTGGCCACACTGCTGGAGATGGCCGACGAACCCGCCGTGGCCGCGCAACTGGCGCACCTCACCGACCGGCTGGTCGACAACATCGACACCCTGGCGCACGTGGTCGGCCGCAGCCAGCAGACGGTGGTGGCCGGGAAGACGCGTGCGCGGTCTTGA
- the kynU gene encoding kynureninase, translating into MNPPSGYEASAAFAQACDAADPLRAFRDEFLIPPHAGRDSHYFCGNSLGLQPRAAREAIAAELDYWAELGVEGHFRGRLPWLDYHAYLRDDLARVTGALPTEVVAMNTLGVNLHLMMVSFYRPTRERPAILIEAGAFPTDRYAVESQIRFHGFDPAEALIELEGDGPHGTLSQSAIEAALDRHGDRIALVLLPGVQYRTGQAFDLAAITALAHRHGCRIGFDLAHAVGNLPLALHDSGADFAVWCSYKYLNGGPGAIGGAFVHERHAQAELPRFAGWWGHDKTTRFRMGPKFVPTPGADGWQLSNPPILALAPLRVSLEIFRRAGMTRLREKSLALTGYLAWLVQHTLADVLEVVTPVDPAQRGAQLSIRVRGGRERGRALFEHLLAHGVIGDWREPDVIRISPAPLYNRYADCLAFAQAVRGWSPLA; encoded by the coding sequence ATGAATCCGCCCTCCGGCTACGAAGCGTCGGCGGCCTTTGCGCAGGCGTGCGATGCCGCCGATCCGCTGCGGGCTTTCCGCGACGAATTCCTGATACCGCCGCACGCAGGGCGCGACAGTCATTACTTCTGCGGCAACTCGCTGGGCCTGCAGCCGCGCGCGGCGCGCGAGGCGATCGCCGCGGAACTCGACTACTGGGCCGAACTCGGCGTGGAAGGCCATTTCCGCGGACGACTGCCCTGGCTCGACTACCACGCCTATCTGCGCGACGACCTCGCCCGGGTGACCGGCGCGCTGCCCACCGAAGTGGTGGCGATGAACACGCTGGGCGTCAACCTGCACCTCATGATGGTGAGCTTCTATCGCCCGACCCGCGAACGTCCCGCGATCCTGATCGAGGCCGGGGCCTTTCCCACCGACCGCTACGCGGTGGAGTCACAGATCCGCTTTCACGGCTTCGATCCGGCCGAGGCGCTGATCGAGCTGGAAGGGGACGGCCCCCACGGCACGCTCTCGCAGTCGGCGATCGAGGCCGCCCTGGATCGCCACGGCGACCGCATCGCGCTGGTGCTGCTGCCCGGTGTGCAGTACCGCACGGGCCAGGCCTTCGATCTGGCGGCCATCACCGCGCTCGCGCACCGGCACGGCTGCAGGATCGGTTTCGACCTCGCCCATGCCGTGGGCAACCTGCCGCTGGCGCTGCACGACAGCGGCGCCGATTTCGCCGTGTGGTGCAGCTACAAGTACTTGAACGGCGGGCCCGGCGCGATCGGTGGCGCCTTCGTGCACGAGCGCCACGCGCAGGCCGAACTGCCGCGTTTCGCCGGCTGGTGGGGTCACGACAAGACCACGCGCTTTCGGATGGGTCCTAAGTTCGTGCCGACGCCCGGCGCCGACGGCTGGCAGTTGTCCAATCCGCCGATCCTGGCGCTGGCGCCGCTGCGCGTGTCGCTGGAGATCTTCCGCCGCGCCGGCATGACGCGATTGCGCGAAAAATCGCTCGCGCTTACCGGCTATCTGGCGTGGCTGGTGCAGCACACGCTCGCGGACGTGCTGGAAGTGGTGACGCCCGTCGATCCGGCGCAGCGCGGCGCGCAGCTCTCGATCCGCGTGCGCGGTGGCCGCGAGCGCGGTCGCGCCCTGTTCGAGCACCTGCTGGCCCACGGCGTGATCGGCGACTGGCGCGAGCCGGACGTCATCCGCATCTCGCCGGCGCCGCTGTACAACCGCTACGCCGACTGCCTGGCCTTCGCGCAGGCCGTGCGCGGATGGTCCCCACTGGCCTGA
- a CDS encoding SDR family NAD(P)-dependent oxidoreductase, whose protein sequence is MELAQVKAVITGGASGLGHAVAQHLVTHGAKVALFDVNEDKGGHAAAALGSSARFFRTDVTSEDGVAANVAAAREWMDGLNVVVNCAGIIGAGRVLGRDGPMPLGTFSTTVMVNLVGSFNVAKAGAALMQHNAPGEDGERGVIVNTASVAAYEGQIGQAAYSASKGGVVGMTLPMARELARFGIRVATIAPGIFWTPMVDGMPPQVQESLAASIPFPARLGRPEEFAHTVAFILTNRYVNGETIRLDGAVRLQPK, encoded by the coding sequence ATGGAGCTTGCACAGGTCAAGGCGGTGATCACCGGCGGCGCGTCCGGCCTCGGCCATGCGGTGGCACAGCATCTGGTCACGCACGGCGCGAAGGTGGCGCTGTTCGACGTCAACGAGGACAAAGGCGGACACGCGGCCGCTGCGCTCGGCAGCAGCGCGCGTTTCTTCCGTACCGATGTCACCAGCGAGGACGGCGTCGCCGCCAACGTGGCCGCCGCGCGCGAATGGATGGACGGGCTCAACGTGGTGGTCAACTGCGCCGGCATCATCGGCGCCGGCCGTGTGCTCGGCAGGGACGGCCCGATGCCGCTCGGCACCTTCAGCACCACGGTGATGGTGAATCTGGTCGGCAGCTTCAACGTGGCCAAGGCCGGCGCGGCGCTGATGCAGCACAACGCGCCCGGCGAGGACGGCGAGCGCGGCGTCATCGTCAACACGGCGAGCGTGGCCGCCTACGAAGGCCAGATCGGCCAGGCCGCGTATTCGGCGTCGAAGGGCGGCGTGGTCGGCATGACCTTGCCGATGGCACGCGAGCTGGCGCGCTTTGGCATCCGCGTGGCGACCATCGCGCCGGGCATCTTCTGGACGCCGATGGTCGACGGCATGCCGCCGCAGGTGCAGGAGTCACTCGCCGCCTCGATCCCGTTTCCTGCGCGGCTGGGCCGGCCGGAGGAATTCGCGCACACGGTCGCCTTCATCCTGACCAACCGCTACGTCAACGGCGAGACCATCCGCCTGGACGGCGCGGTGCGGCTGCAGCCCAAGTAA
- a CDS encoding AMP-binding protein: MSQPAIPAYADYLRDTPFVSPTGPLNAWELCCGRYVGQGREALTWIDTDERIHHVGFDEFDRRSARFANLLAERGIGAGDVVAGLLPRRPELLEVILGTWRVGAAYQPLFTAFGPKAIAHRLTSSGARLVVTVAEQRAKLDEVNGAPPTLTVGSGDMEDYAAAMARQGEWFAPVPRQPEDPFLVMFTSGTTGLPKQLRVPLRAVAAIEGYMRHAVDLREDDVLWNIADPGWAYGLYYGVVGPLLLGHATTFHEGGFTVESCYATIRRLGVTNLLGAPTAYRMLMAAGDAPTAALRGQLRVASSAGEPLNPEVIRWFERVLGTRLHDHYGQTETGMTVCNHHALAHPVRVGSAGFASPGFTVAVLDESLRPLPPGQPGMLAIDVARSPALFFVGYHGQEQDAFRDGWYLTGDTVELNDDGSIAFVGRNDDVITSSGYRIGPFDVESCLVEHPAVAEAAVVGKPDPQRTEIVKAYVVPRAGYAADEALRAALTEHVRTRLSTHAYPREIEFLDALPKTPSGKIQRFLLRQQARAEAEQQAGNTPAG; the protein is encoded by the coding sequence ATGTCGCAGCCTGCCATCCCCGCCTACGCGGATTATCTGCGCGACACGCCGTTCGTCTCCCCGACCGGGCCGCTCAACGCCTGGGAGCTGTGTTGCGGACGCTACGTCGGCCAGGGACGCGAGGCGCTCACCTGGATCGACACCGACGAGCGCATCCATCACGTGGGTTTCGACGAGTTCGACCGGCGTTCGGCGCGGTTTGCCAACCTGCTCGCCGAACGCGGCATCGGCGCCGGTGACGTGGTCGCCGGCCTGTTGCCGCGGCGTCCCGAATTGCTGGAAGTGATCCTCGGCACCTGGCGGGTCGGCGCTGCCTACCAGCCCTTGTTCACCGCCTTCGGGCCGAAGGCGATCGCGCATCGCCTCACGTCCAGCGGCGCCCGGCTGGTGGTCACCGTGGCCGAGCAGCGCGCCAAGCTGGACGAGGTGAACGGCGCTCCGCCGACACTGACGGTGGGTAGTGGCGACATGGAGGATTACGCGGCCGCGATGGCGCGCCAAGGCGAGTGGTTCGCGCCGGTGCCGCGGCAGCCGGAAGATCCTTTCCTGGTGATGTTCACCTCCGGCACCACCGGCCTTCCCAAGCAATTGCGCGTGCCCTTGCGGGCGGTGGCGGCGATCGAGGGCTACATGCGCCACGCGGTCGACCTGCGCGAGGACGACGTGCTGTGGAACATCGCCGATCCGGGCTGGGCCTACGGTCTCTACTACGGCGTGGTCGGCCCGCTGCTGCTGGGCCATGCGACGACCTTCCACGAGGGCGGCTTCACCGTCGAGTCGTGCTACGCCACCATTCGCCGGCTGGGCGTGACCAACCTGCTCGGCGCGCCGACCGCCTACCGCATGCTGATGGCCGCGGGCGATGCTCCGACCGCCGCCCTGCGCGGCCAGCTGCGCGTGGCCAGCAGTGCCGGCGAGCCGCTCAATCCGGAAGTCATCCGCTGGTTCGAGCGCGTGCTCGGCACGCGTCTGCACGATCATTACGGCCAGACCGAGACCGGCATGACCGTGTGCAACCACCACGCGCTCGCGCATCCGGTGCGCGTCGGCAGCGCCGGTTTCGCTTCGCCTGGCTTCACCGTCGCCGTGCTCGACGAGTCGCTGCGGCCGCTGCCGCCCGGCCAGCCGGGCATGCTGGCGATCGACGTCGCGCGTTCGCCGGCATTGTTCTTCGTCGGCTATCACGGGCAGGAACAGGACGCCTTTCGCGACGGCTGGTACCTGACCGGCGACACCGTGGAACTCAACGACGACGGCTCGATCGCCTTCGTCGGCCGCAACGACGACGTGATCACCTCGTCCGGCTACCGCATCGGCCCGTTCGACGTCGAAAGCTGCCTGGTGGAGCATCCCGCCGTGGCCGAGGCGGCGGTGGTCGGCAAGCCCGATCCGCAGCGCACCGAGATCGTCAAGGCCTACGTGGTGCCGCGCGCGGGCTATGCCGCCGACGAAGCGCTGCGTGCCGCGCTCACCGAGCACGTGCGCACGCGGTTGTCCACCCACGCCTACCCGCGCGAGATCGAGTTCCTCGACGCGCTGCCGAAGACGCCGAGCGGCAAGATCCAGCGGTTCCTGCTGCGTCAGCAGGCCAGGGCCGAGGCCGAGCAGCAGGCCGGAAACACACCCGCCGGCTGA
- a CDS encoding GNAT family N-acetyltransferase — protein MTTPFQIRPIAPGDDAAVAAIIRRVMPEFGADGPGFALHDAEVDAMCAAYRRPRHAYFVVTLEGRVAGGGGVAPLAGGEDDLCELRKMYFLPEARGIGAGSALLERCMEAARGLGFRRMYLETLTGMDAAQALYRRHGFTELAAPLGGTGHFSCDRYYLRAL, from the coding sequence ATGACGACACCCTTCCAGATCCGTCCGATCGCACCGGGCGACGACGCCGCCGTCGCCGCCATCATCCGCCGCGTGATGCCCGAATTCGGCGCCGACGGCCCCGGCTTTGCGCTGCACGATGCCGAGGTCGATGCGATGTGCGCGGCCTATCGCCGCCCGCGGCACGCCTACTTCGTGGTGACGCTCGAAGGTCGCGTGGCCGGCGGCGGCGGCGTCGCCCCGCTCGCAGGCGGCGAGGACGACCTCTGCGAGCTGCGCAAGATGTACTTCCTGCCCGAGGCGCGCGGCATCGGCGCCGGCTCGGCATTGCTCGAGCGCTGCATGGAGGCGGCCCGCGGCCTCGGCTTCCGTCGCATGTATCTGGAAACGCTCACCGGCATGGACGCCGCGCAGGCGCTCTACCGCCGCCACGGTTTTACCGAGCTTGCCGCCCCGCTCGGCGGCACCGGGCACTTCAGTTGCGACCGCTATTACCTGCGCGCACTCTGA
- a CDS encoding GNAT family N-acetyltransferase, producing the protein MPSPPLLQFAIDDPAAPDLVPLIDQLGRRDGLSQSGRAGNTLLAELTRPGVTFLTARVDGVPIACGACAAHPGYVELKHMYVLPACRGLGLGKQLLEALEREIRKNGGDTVRLETSATEGPAIELYERAGYRRCPPFGSLRGVCMEKHLA; encoded by the coding sequence ATGCCTTCTCCCCCGCTGCTGCAATTTGCGATCGACGACCCGGCCGCGCCGGACCTGGTGCCGCTCATCGACCAACTGGGTCGGCGCGACGGCCTGTCCCAGAGCGGCCGTGCCGGGAACACCCTGCTCGCCGAGCTCACCCGACCGGGCGTCACCTTTCTCACCGCCCGGGTCGATGGCGTGCCGATCGCCTGCGGCGCCTGCGCCGCGCATCCGGGTTATGTCGAACTCAAGCACATGTACGTGCTGCCGGCCTGCCGTGGGCTCGGGCTGGGCAAGCAGCTGCTGGAAGCGCTGGAGCGCGAGATCCGCAAAAACGGCGGCGACACCGTGCGCCTGGAAACCAGTGCCACCGAAGGCCCGGCGATCGAGCTCTACGAACGCGCAGGCTACCGGCGCTGCCCGCCGTTCGGATCTCTGCGCGGCGTGTGCATGGAAAAGCACCTGGCATGA
- a CDS encoding glutamate-5-semialdehyde dehydrogenase: MSAIRDQALACRDAVPVLAALDAAARTALLGDMADAIGRHADAILAANAQDVQAAAAKGITGALLDRLRLDPNRVAAIAAGVREVAALPDPVGQVTRRETRPNGLVVERVRIPLGVVAMIYEARPNVTADAAALCLKAGNAVILRGGSEALHSNTAIAAALHEALAAHGLPTAAVTLLRDLSREAMVELLQLTDIVDLAIPRGGEGLIRFVAEHARVPVIKHYKGVCHLYVDRDADLDLALGLLIDGKTTRPGVCNALETLLVHRDVAAAFLPRAAAALQARGVELRGDERTRALVPQARAATEDDYAAEFLDLILAVRVVDDLDEAIAHIRRYGSDHTEVIATRDAAAAERFVRALRSAVVMVNASSRFSDGGELGLGAEIGISTTRLHAYGPMGAEALTIERFVVRGAGQVRHPGAGADAGA, from the coding sequence ATGAGCGCGATCCGCGATCAGGCACTGGCCTGTCGCGATGCCGTGCCGGTGCTGGCCGCGCTCGATGCCGCCGCCCGCACGGCGCTGCTCGGCGACATGGCCGATGCGATCGGGCGTCATGCCGACGCCATCCTGGCGGCGAATGCGCAGGACGTGCAGGCCGCCGCGGCCAAAGGCATCACCGGCGCCTTGCTCGACCGGCTGCGACTCGACCCGAACCGCGTCGCCGCCATCGCCGCCGGGGTGCGCGAAGTGGCGGCGTTGCCCGATCCGGTCGGCCAGGTGACCCGCCGCGAGACGCGTCCGAACGGCCTCGTGGTCGAGCGCGTGCGCATTCCGCTCGGCGTGGTGGCGATGATCTACGAGGCGCGGCCCAACGTCACCGCCGACGCCGCCGCGTTGTGCCTCAAGGCCGGCAACGCGGTGATCCTGCGCGGCGGTTCGGAGGCGTTGCATTCCAACACCGCGATCGCCGCGGCGCTGCACGAGGCGCTGGCCGCGCACGGCCTGCCGACCGCGGCGGTGACGCTGCTGCGCGATCTTTCCCGCGAGGCGATGGTGGAGCTGCTGCAGCTCACCGACATCGTCGATCTGGCCATTCCGCGCGGCGGCGAGGGCTTGATCCGCTTCGTCGCCGAACATGCGCGGGTGCCGGTGATCAAGCACTACAAGGGCGTGTGCCATCTATACGTGGACCGCGACGCGGACCTCGATCTCGCGCTCGGTCTGCTGATCGACGGCAAGACCACGCGCCCGGGTGTGTGCAACGCGCTGGAGACGCTGCTGGTGCATCGCGATGTCGCCGCCGCCTTCCTGCCGCGAGCCGCCGCGGCGCTGCAGGCGCGCGGCGTCGAGCTGCGCGGCGACGAACGCACGCGGGCGCTGGTGCCGCAGGCCAGGGCGGCCACCGAGGACGACTACGCGGCCGAGTTCCTCGACCTGATCCTCGCCGTGCGCGTGGTGGACGATCTCGACGAGGCCATCGCGCACATCCGCCGCTACGGCTCGGACCACACCGAGGTGATCGCCACCCGCGACGCGGCGGCAGCCGAGCGCTTCGTCCGCGCGCTGCGTTCGGCGGTGGTGATGGTCAACGCCTCCTCGCGCTTTTCCGACGGTGGTGAACTGGGCCTGGGCGCGGAGATCGGCATCTCCACCACGCGTCTGCACGCCTATGGCCCGATGGGTGCCGAGGCGTTGACCATCGAACGCTTCGTCGTCCGCGGCGCGGGCCAGGTGCGGCATCCGGGCGCAGGCGCCGATGCCGGCGCATGA
- a CDS encoding RcnB family protein: protein MPAVFAMALLGFAAPPLLLPDIEVANAQGRGHGHVDHDRGGPGDHGRGPPPPGMHDRGRHEGWYKRGGHVPREYLDRRYIVVDWRHAHLREPPHGCAWIRSDNGDYLLVALATGVIIDILTH, encoded by the coding sequence ATGCCTGCCGTTTTCGCGATGGCTTTGCTTGGGTTTGCCGCGCCACCCCTGCTGCTGCCGGACATCGAGGTGGCCAATGCCCAGGGCCGCGGGCACGGGCACGTGGACCATGATCGTGGCGGTCCGGGTGACCACGGACGCGGCCCACCACCGCCGGGCATGCATGACCGCGGCCGGCACGAGGGGTGGTACAAGCGCGGCGGCCACGTGCCGCGGGAATACCTCGACCGGCGCTACATCGTGGTCGACTGGCGCCATGCCCATCTGCGCGAGCCGCCACACGGATGCGCCTGGATCCGCAGTGACAACGGCGATTATTTGCTGGTGGCGCTGGCGACCGGCGTCATCATCGACATATTGACGCATTAG
- a CDS encoding GNAT family N-acetyltransferase codes for MIRTATPGDAPAMLAIYAPHVAHGAATFETEVPSLTAMRERIETRMRHYPWLVWEESGQVLAYAYAGRFRERAAYDWITETSIYVDPAAQRRGIARRLYGALFDVLHRQGFTQAMGVITLPGAASVALHEALDFVPAGRWRDAGYKLGRWWDVGVWQKTLAPSTTPPAAPVPFADLRKAV; via the coding sequence ATGATCCGCACCGCCACGCCCGGCGATGCGCCGGCGATGCTGGCCATCTATGCGCCGCACGTCGCCCACGGCGCCGCCACCTTCGAGACGGAGGTCCCGAGCCTGACGGCGATGCGCGAAAGGATCGAAACCCGGATGCGCCATTATCCCTGGCTGGTCTGGGAGGAGTCCGGGCAAGTGCTGGCCTACGCCTACGCCGGACGCTTTCGCGAACGCGCCGCCTACGACTGGATCACCGAGACCTCGATCTACGTCGATCCCGCCGCGCAACGCCGCGGCATCGCCCGCCGGCTCTATGGCGCGCTCTTCGACGTCCTGCATCGGCAGGGCTTCACCCAGGCCATGGGTGTCATCACCCTGCCCGGCGCGGCGAGCGTGGCACTGCACGAGGCGCTCGACTTCGTGCCGGCCGGCCGCTGGCGCGACGCCGGCTACAAACTCGGGCGCTGGTGGGACGTGGGCGTGTGGCAGAAGACACTCGCGCCCTCCACGACGCCGCCGGCGGCGCCCGTGCCGTTCGCCGATCTGCGGAAAGCAGTCTGA
- the efpL gene encoding elongation factor P-like protein EfpL has protein sequence MKASEVKKGHVVEHEGTVYQVRDIERSAPTARGGNVTFRFTLYAIPGGRKLDLSLRADDELKEMELIRRAAHFSYKDGDAYVFMDAEDYTQYLLGPEIVGDSAGYIVEGLDGYYVQLIDDAPVGLQVPTSVALTVVDTAPELKGASATKRTKPARLDTGIEIQVPEYIGNGDRVWVNTLSGEFAGRA, from the coding sequence ATGAAAGCTTCCGAAGTCAAGAAAGGCCACGTGGTCGAACACGAAGGCACCGTGTACCAGGTGCGCGACATCGAGCGCAGCGCGCCCACCGCACGCGGCGGCAATGTCACCTTCCGCTTCACGCTGTATGCCATCCCCGGCGGGCGCAAGCTCGACCTGAGCCTGCGTGCGGACGATGAACTCAAGGAGATGGAGCTGATCCGCCGGGCGGCTCATTTCTCCTACAAGGACGGCGATGCCTACGTGTTCATGGATGCCGAGGACTACACCCAATACCTGCTCGGCCCGGAAATCGTGGGCGACAGCGCGGGCTACATCGTCGAGGGCCTGGATGGCTATTACGTGCAGCTGATCGACGACGCCCCGGTCGGATTGCAGGTCCCCACCAGCGTGGCACTGACCGTGGTCGACACCGCGCCGGAATTGAAAGGCGCGAGCGCCACCAAGCGCACCAAGCCGGCCCGCCTCGACACCGGCATCGAGATCCAGGTGCCCGAATACATCGGCAACGGCGATCGCGTGTGGGTGAACACGCTGAGCGGCGAGTTCGCCGGCCGCGCCTGA